Below is a window of Oryza brachyantha chromosome 10, ObraRS2, whole genome shotgun sequence DNA.
CGTTTCCTCAGCTCATGAAAGTAACTGCCTTGCCCTTGCTAATCGTCAACGCATCGGCACAATCTAGCCAAATTCTATTTGTGAAGGGTGTTGCCTTCTTTCCTACACCATTAGATGTGTATGTAACtgcatcattttttaattCCCAGTGTCTCATTATCTTTTAGGAGGTTCTCAACAAACTCACTGCTTTGTTTTGAAGGGTTCGAGACATCGAATTGAATGGTTGGTTCCCCTGGTATCTTTCcgcaaaatattttctcaatgGTGCAGCCTTTGCATGGCCTATATGGAGGAATCCACAGGGCTCTGGAGCAAATCAAGCACAAATTCACAAATTTTGCACCAGAGAGTTCAATTTCAGGAGCTGAAGGATCCTTCGAATCATGAACCTTTTTCCTTAAGGTATGGTGCAGGAGATTTCCCAAATCCACGTTTCCCAGCATAAGCAACTACAACTTCATTCAATGTAACAATTTGTCTCTGTAGTCTGTATCTATTCTATTGAACAAACAGACAAGATTTTGCTATGTCTTGGGACTTCCATAGACTTTTCCCATTGTTGGCCAATCCCTGAGGCAGATCAACTCTGAGTAAACATTATGAAGCCTAAGAAAAGCTTGAAAGAATAATGGCTCACCAACAAGATTTTGACCATACAGTAATTTCAGCACTCAGCAATCTTCAAACTATGACCAACCAGAAAGGTCTGAGATGCCAAGTATCCAACAATACAAATGGGCAGGAAACCTCAAATTCAGGTCCCGCAAGGAAAGTGGGCGTATTCAAGCCATTCAATAACCTGCCAGTTCATTGACAAAAGCAACTTAGAAAACTGAGACAACGCAGATTAggaaatgtatttttaggaAAACTTGGTCAAAGCATACATGTCCAAACTCAATAGCCTCTTCGCCAGAGGCTTGAAAAGGATGCGGCATGGGCAATGTAGTTGAGAATAGGGTTGACACCCTGTAGTGATTCTCTGTACGTAAGCAAAGATTCCCATAAGAGATTATAAGTTCCAGATGCAATTCAGAAGACAAAGGATAAGTAAAAGTAAAGGGATAGTTTGGAAACTTAAAATTAGCAAACGGGTGTTATACAGTCGCATGCATAAACAGGTGCAGCAGAGCcaagtgaaaaatataatcaaaattCACAACACTAATCATAATAATATCCAGTTGAAAAACACTAGTTGCTGCAGCAACAAAATGCATTCGGTGATGATGCgtaatattttggaacaatgaGTAAATTGCTGGAAATATAACAGCATCTTTGGTGTGTGTGAGTGTATGTTTGTAAAGGACTtactgcttcttcttctttaatTCAATGTTATGAAGCTCTCTGTGTATTCGATAAAAGGcccaaaaaaattgtttttgccACTACTAGCATCTCCACCCACAACTAATCAACAGAAGATATTAAGCAAGTGCCTAGAATCACATGTAATCCTGgaagaagtataaaaaaacagtGCATATGGGAGAAGAGCAGCCACTTACCCATAACTGAAGCATAGAATGGATGTGAGCCCACAGCAAGACCAGAATCAATGGCGACCAGATAAGGAAATGCCTCCAAGCTTAGCAGCAGAAATGATGAAATTGGTGGGCTGTCCTGACAAAATGCTGCACATCCATTGACCCTATTGCAATACAAATAGGAACCTGAGATTAGCTGAAAGATACATGAAAAGTGAGCATCTGCATCTTATGAGCAAAATGCCATGCACCTAGTTTCTCTTCTTTACAAAAATCAAAGGTATGGATGGTGGGCCAAGATCTCAACAGTCAGCACTATTGGCCTAATTTTACACAACTTGAAATTTAAGGGGTTACCTTTTGTGTGTAAGTATAACTTGGAATTTGTCAGGAAGAATCTTGATTTTTGTACCAATCATCCACTAGACAACAGCCGCCATGGTAGAACAATGTCAACAATACGACAAATAAATTAAGGGTCAACAGGTGGAAACTACAAACTTTCAACAAGAGGAGAAATGCATACCAGGTcttcaaaaattatgaaatctACTGCGAACACCATGATATGCTCATTTCATTTTTGATCTTTCCAACATCTGATGATACATCAACTTCAAAAGCTGCAACAACCATCAAATACACCATATAGAAGCAAATGTTTCTAGTACACTTCAACCTGATCAGCCAAAATGCTAAGTGACTTCCTGGCAAAATTTTGCACCATAATGCTCCATGTGCGCTCATTAGGTGCTATTCCACCACCTACTGCCCTGTTTAGAAGCATAGCAGCATCGTCAAGTAATCTAGCTTTGCAGTGCCAACTAATGAGAATATTGTATGTAATAATATCAGGATGCACATTTTCATTGTGAAGTTTCTCTAGGAGATTGAGAGCAGCATGCATCCATCCCATTTTGCACAAACCATTTATGAGCATATTGTAAGTGACAATGTCAGGAGTAAGCCCTTGGTTTAACATCTCCTTTGAGATCTGTAGAGCATCACGTACCCTTCTCGCCTTACAAAGCTCACTAATCAGAATGTTGTATGAAACATTATTTGGCTTAATACCCTTTTCTGCCATTTCTTCAAGCAGCACCAAGCTCCGATCAACATTCCCATCTTTGCACATGGCTTTTATCAGCCCATTGTAACTAGCAACATCAAGTGAGCAACCATGAAGTATCATTTCATTTGCAAGCCTCACAGCATCCTGCCACCTTCCGTCATGCAGCAGTGCATGAATGAGTGTATTGTAAGTAATTGCATTTGCAACAACACCCTCTTCAAGTAAGTTATCAAAAAGATGTTCTGCCTCCTCCATCTGTTCATTGTTGCACAAGTGATAAATTATTGTATTGTATGTGCAAATATCAGGCTTGCACCCTTGACTCCTCATCTCTGGAATGATCCTCATTGCCTCATCCATCCTACCATCTTTGCATAGCGCATATATCATTCCATTGTACCCGTGTGAATTAATAGTCAAGCCCTTTGCTGACATCTCCTCTAGCATTGCCCTTGTGTCATCCCACATCCCGTTCTTGCAAAAGGAATGGAGCAAGATTGTGTAGGTGACTACATTCGGAGCAAAGCCCTTCTTCTCCATTTCTCTGAGCAATCGCACAGCTGAACCAAGCCTTCCAAGCTTGCAAAGACCATGTATCAATATACTGTAGGTGTGTGCATCTGGTTGGCAGCCCTTCAAACCCATTGTCTCATACAGCTCCGTAGCCTCTGCTAGCTTCCCCTCTGCAAGACAGCCACCAATCACCGTGTTAAACAACACGTTATTCAGCTCCGGCACCCTCCCGAGCATTGCTCGTGCCTCATCCACCTGCTTCGCCCGGCACAGTCCCTTCAGGAGGAAACCATACGTCATCATGCCGGGCATGCAACCCTTCGTCATCATCCTGTCAACCAACCTCGCCGCCTCACGTACTCGCCCGAGCCCGCACAGCCCACGCACGACATCGTCGAACGTGTTGACGTCTGCGGCACACCCCATGAGAAGCATCTCGTTGAGGAGCGTGGCAGCCTCGTCGACCCCTCCCTGATCGCAGAGCGCGTGGATCACCGTCTGGTAGAGCACGGCGTCGGGAACGCACCCGTGTCGCGCCATCCCGCGGAGCAGCGCGAGCGCCTCGTCggcgcggccgaggcggcaGAGCGCCCGCGCGGCGACGCCGAACGTGAAGGTGGTGGGCGGGACGCGGTCCTTGTGGACCATCCGGCGGTAGAGCGCGAGCGCGTCGGCGTGGCAGTCCGCCCCGGCGAGCACGGAGAGGACGACGTTGTAGGACCGGAACGACGGCTCGACGCCGAAGCGGCGGGGCAATTGGTCGAGCAGGTGGAGGGCGCGTCCGGGAGGCAGGGACCGGAGCAGCGGAAGGAGGAGGGACTCGCGGAGGGGCGGGGACCCGGGCGGGAGGGAGTCGAGGAGGGAGAGCGCGCGGTCcgggtcggcgccggcgccggcgaggagcgggcggagcgggagggaggagagggccGGGTGGGAGGAGGCGTACcaggtgaggaggaggagggaggtggccggGGAGAGCGGGAGCGCAAggaggcggccgaggcggcgcggcgtgagCGGACGGGAGGCGAGtgtggcgcggaggcgggagaGGTCGAATGGGGCGAGCAGCTCCGGCCAaggcgtcgcggcggcggtggcggcggcggcggagggcgggaGGCGAGGTGGGGGCTCCGCCATGCTGACGGATGGCGCTAGCCCGCGAGCGTCACCTGCTAAAGTTGAGTTTTAGCGCATGTGCCCGTTATCGTGCTGTGGGAGCCGTCAGATTGAACGGTAGGATAGCATCTCGATTGTGTTTTTTGATCGATTATCGGGGCATTCCCAACctataacaataaataaatatatatatatatatattttataaactctCCATCATCAAGATATTACTCTTCTAATGTAAATACCACTATTCCCTACTTTAATTTGATGTTACTTATcccacatgatatcttggatgcTGTGTAAAAACTATATCTTATGTAAGACATgatttcattctcttttctcatATATTCACTTGTTACATCATTTGgtaacttatttaatattatggaCATTATCCTAGTTATTGGATTGGGAGTGCCCTTACAGTACTACACTATAGCATAGGCCCATGCTTCGCCAcggagataaaaaaatattttatataaaatacctagcatGTATATGTGTCACGTGTACATTAGGCAAGCACGATATacaaataatttgtatttaaatCAGCCTATAGGCAAGCACGATATacaaataatttgtatttaaatCAGCCTAGAGAATTTTTCTAAGACAACCACAGATAAAACATATGGGAGGACGAACgtatcttttctcttatgctaaattttcaagcttaaaatttggagttgattttatggatTTTACATCGTAGTTTATAGCCGAGCCGGGTGGGCCGTCTTCGTGCGCACCCGCTGGACTGTGCCTCGGTGGGCCGTCCTCGGCCCCTTCCTAGCGCTTGGGCTGCGCCAGTAGCCCGCCTCGTTCATGGCCGGGCCGACGTACGAAGACAGAaatatccatatttttttaagtagtaaaGATAATGAAATTACTCTATTTGGTTCGTAAGACGGTAAGagctattttaaatttatctatatatgtggttatataagttgttttattcaaaaaattttatgtagtTATATAAAGATGCAAGCTATGGTTAAAATATATCTAgtaataaattctaaaaaaacataatagcGAGTAAATTTCAGGGAATTTGAGCGATAATTAAATCAtcaaatatctaaaaattccTGAGGTCACCCGGTACGGAAAGCAAAGTCGTACGGAGATTGTTGAGATGGTGTTGAATGGAGAGCCACGTCAGTCGGCtaagttatatttttgttactaATAGTGATGCCACGTCAGTCGGCtaagttatattttcaaaGAATTAATAAATTGGTTCTTATCAAACAGGAACAAACACATTGAAGTTCACgaaggtggtgtttggtttttagtcctatgactaaaaattagtctctGGACTATCTTTAGTCTCTACTGTTTAGTTAgagggactaaaagagactaaaagtgtattatatatataaatttttgttaaGGGGTTGGTGTGAAAGGAAGTTCTAGTCCCAATAAGTATCTATAGAAGGGACTAATAGactaatacaattttagtcccttttagtccCTCAGGGGTGAAAACGTGACGGAtattacccgtccgcccgcccAAATTAATTCGGGACAAATTCAGGTCACCAAATATCCGGAAGATAATATGGATTCAGAGCCGGGTTCgggtatttttttctcagataCAAATACGGGTTTAGGAATATAGTATCTGACGGATACAGGTTACCCGGCCAAAAAAAACGGATATTACCCGGTTAAATATCTGGATGTGACCCGGATTATTATAGCCCATCAAAAACTCATGTTGtattcacatattattaaaGCCCAATAACAAGAAAATATCGTTCTAAGTGTTCCATATACATGTAcattaactttatttatacttcttgttcatatatactaacatactaatgatataatttaatgaatCAATTATGTTTCCTCACAAGTTTTGCTAACGCTAGTTGTTACTTTCATGATATAATTGTATTCATGATTTATGGAATAGTTGAATAGCTATTGTATATGTGGTATATATAGttgttgttttgatttgatatcCGAATAAGTATTCGTAACCGGGATAATTCGTATCCGTCTTAGCATGTATCCGTTCCGTATTTGTGCCCGGTATTATCCGTCTTCGTATTCGTATTCGACAATATCCGTATTTGACCCGATcccgaaaagaaaatatgggtCAGGATACGGAAAGGATGCTATCCGACCCGGTTTCATCTCTATAGTCCCTCCTGTTTGGGTTTTTAGGGattaaaagagactaaagtgGAGGGACTAATAGATTAGTCAAATAAACCAAACCGGATCTAAAGTGTAACTAATATATTAGAGTTTGTAAAAATGATAAGAAAATAATGAAGAACattgtagtttttttctttatatattgGTACATCTGATCATGAGATGGGCAAAGAATAAGATCTTTTTGTGATAattgaggatttttttatattgattttctttttaatatttataaaaatatatttccatttcatatatttacaaatcaaTATCTGAACACCTTCCGGGAGtgtgttttttaagaaaacgTTCTCTCAAAGGACTTTTTCTGTGACATCATACACACCGGCTGTGAGAGCTATATATGGGACGTTAAATTTTGCAGACGCCATCTTGAAATTCTCACGTAGCCTATAAAAATGGCcgcaccaaaatttaattatagagaaaaatctaacaaataccATTGATAAAAACTTAACTATAAGAAATGCTGTTGACAAGTGCAAATACTAGGAAAGGTCATcgtacaaacaaatttatctaaaagaaTGCTATCGCCTTTAAGGTTTCGTCAGTTAAGTTCTACGATGTGAATAATGTATTTAACGATAGACAGAACATAACGACGATAGTACTTTTCAGACAAAATGAATTTGTACAGTACCATTTCTTTTAACTCGCCCTTATTACAAAACGTTACAAGAAGACCATATGTAAAATTCATGTCATACCATCCACCCCTATTAAATTAACCCAACGTTTTTCTGCCACATAAAGAAACCcctataaaagaaaatgcatatatatatatatatatatatcaatatacgAAAAGTTCTTTCTTTAACCCtaaacattaaaaaagaaaataaaaaaacaagacaGGCTCACCGAAATTTATGGGCCTGGGCCCACATGGACCAAATAATAGTTCACTTCACCACCACAGACCGTCTATCTAGGGTTTCAGCCTCCATATAAGGACTTGTCCTCTCcccacctcctctcctccatcgAGCCGCCGTAGCATATCTCGCTTTCGCCATTGACGGCCAGAGCTGAGCTCTTCTTCGTTTTCCCCTCTGGGATTCTCTCGCCGTTCGCCACTGACGACCAAAGCTGAGTTCTTTGgttgttttttcttcctcctcgtttTTGGTTTCCtctgtgtgtgtttgtgtgttcGGCGAGGCCGGGACGGTGATGAGAAAccgcgagaaaaaaaaaacaccatctTTCGGGGCtgatcggcgccgccgcgcgccatgCTGCCAACCTCTGCACTTGCTGGTGTTCTGGTGTTcttgcttctctctctctgaacttgttct
It encodes the following:
- the LOC102716815 gene encoding pentatricopeptide repeat-containing protein At5g64320, mitochondrial-like, whose translation is MVHKDRVPPTTFTFGVAARALCRLGRADEALALLRGMARHGCVPDAVLYQTVIHALCDQGGVDEAATLLNEMLLMGCAADVNTFDDVVRGLCGLGRVREAARLVDRMMTKGCMPGMMTYGFLLKGLCRAKQVDEARAMLGRVPELNNVLFNTVIGGCLAEGKLAEATELYETMGLKGCQPDAHTYSILIHGLCKLGRLGSAVRLLREMEKKGFAPNVVTYTILLHSFCKNGMWDDTRAMLEEMSAKGLTINSHGYNGMIYALCKDGRMDEAMRIIPEMRSQGCKPDICTYNTIIYHLCNNEQMEEAEHLFDNLLEEGVVANAITYNTLIHALLHDGRWQDAVRLANEMILHGCSLDVASYNGLIKAMCKDGNVDRSLVLLEEMAEKGIKPNNVSYNILISELCKARRVRDALQISKEMLNQGLTPDIVTYNMLINGLCKMGWMHAALNLLEKLHNENVHPDIITYNILISWHCKARLLDDAAMLLNRAVGGGIAPNERTWSIMVQNFARKSLSILADQVEVY